From the bacterium genome, the window AACTGCTCGATGCGCCCGTCCGTGTTCATCTTCTCGATGTCGGTGAGCTTGTCCAGGCTCTTGCGCACGGTCTGGAAATTCGTGAGCAGGCCGCCGAGCCAGCGCTCGACGACGTAGAACTGCCCGCAGCGCAAGGCCTCCTCGCGAATCGTGTCCTGGGCCTGCTTCTTGGGCCCGACGAAGAGGATGGGCGCGCCCGTGCCGGCGACCTGGCGCACCTTCTCGTAGGCCATCGCCGCGAGGCGCTGCGTCTGCTGCAGATCGAGGATGTAGATCCCGTTTTTCTCGGCGAAGATGAAGGGCTTCATCTTCGGGTTCCAGCGGCGGGTCTGGTGGCCGAAGTGAACGCCGGCCTCCAGCATGTCCTTGATGGTGATCGAGTAGCTCACGACTCCTCCTGCAGGTTTTGCCGCCACCGGCTTCGCCCCGGGCATCGCTCCCCGCGGGGAGACCTGCGCGCCCGGTCCACCGGTGTGTGGTGTGGTCGACTAACGCTTGGAGAACTGGAAGCGCTTGCGGGCGCCGGGCTGACCGTACTTCTTCCGCTCCTTCATGCGCGGATCGCGGGTCAGGCAACCGGTCGAACGCAGCGTCTTCTTCAGCTCGTCATCCTTGCCCAACAGCGCCCGGGCGATGCCCAGGCGCACGGCGCCGGCCTGGCCGGCGATGCCGCCGCCGGTCACCGTGGCGTGCACGTCCACGGAGTCCATCATGTCCACGTACTCCAGCGGCTGGCGCACCTCGATGATGAGGTTGCGGCGGCCGAAGTAGGCGTCCAGCGGACGACCGTTGACGGTCTGCTTGCCTTGGCCGGGCACGACGACGCGCACGCGCGCCACCGACTCCTTGCGGCGGCCCGTCGCGTTGAAGAAATCTGCCATCTCAGCGGGACTCCTTGCTCAGGCGATGGTCTGTCTAGCGCTCGACGGCGAGCGGCTCGGGTTTCTGGGCGGCATGCGGGTGACCGGGGCCGGCGTAGACGCGCAGTTTCCGGCAGAGCTTGCGGCCCAGGCGCCCCTTGGGCAGCATGCCGCGCACCGCGTGGGCGATGACCTCGCCCGGCTTGTTCGCCAGCATGGTGTCCAGACGCGTGACGCGCAGGCCGCTCTGATAGCCGGTGTAGCGGGTGTAGGTCTTGGCCGTCAGCTTGCCGCCCGTGATGCGCACCTTGTCGGCGTTGACCACGATCACGTGGTCGCCCATGTCCACGTGGGGCGTGAAGTCGGGGCGGTGCTTGCCGCGGATGACGCTGGCGACCCGCGTGGCGAG encodes:
- the rpsI gene encoding 30S ribosomal protein S9 produces the protein MADFFNATGRRKESVARVRVVVPGQGKQTVNGRPLDAYFGRRNLIIEVRQPLEYVDMMDSVDVHATVTGGGIAGQAGAVRLGIARALLGKDDELKKTLRSTGCLTRDPRMKERKKYGQPGARKRFQFSKR
- the rplM gene encoding 50S ribosomal protein L13, producing the protein MKTHVAKAGQVGERWYLVDAEGLSLGRLATRVASVIRGKHRPDFTPHVDMGDHVIVVNADKVRITGGKLTAKTYTRYTGYQSGLRVTRLDTMLANKPGEVIAHAVRGMLPKGRLGRKLCRKLRVYAGPGHPHAAQKPEPLAVER